The window ATATAATGGAGCTTTTTCATATAGGTCGATAAACATTTTACGAATTTCCCGTTGTTGACTGGAGTCTAGATCGCTGTACTCTGCAACTGTGGTTTCAAGACCATGGGTGATTTGTACTTTGTTTCCTAAAAAGTAACGATATAATTTGTTGCAATGGTTACCTGGGACATAAAAGGCTTCGTCTCTTTTAACAACTAGTTCCCAAACAATTTCAATTATTTTTAATGATTGAGGTCCTCGGTCCGTCAAGTCACCTACAAATGCCAGCTTTCGCCCCTGGTTATGGATTGGAATCCCTTTATCCCAATCATAACCAAGTAATCCTGTTAGCTTTTTAAATTCCATGAAACAGCCGTGTATATCTCCGATAATATCTAATTTCATTTTGTATTACTCCTTCTAAATCGTTCTAAGAGAATGTTGAAAAACGTATCCATTTTAAATAGTAAGAAGAATAATTAACCATAATAATATTCATTATTTGCATAATTATATTAAATAATAAGATGGTAGCGTCAATTTTAAGTTTACCAAATTTAGGAGGGATGGGATTTGGAAAATCAGGCATCTTTTATTTCACTTTTTATAGTGATTATATTTGCTTTTTTGACGCCAATCATGCAGCAC of the Bacillus sp. 1NLA3E genome contains:
- the prpE gene encoding bis(5'-nucleosyl)-tetraphosphatase PrpE, whose product is MKLDIIGDIHGCFMEFKKLTGLLGYDWDKGIPIHNQGRKLAFVGDLTDRGPQSLKIIEIVWELVVKRDEAFYVPGNHCNKLYRYFLGNKVQITHGLETTVAEYSDLDSSQQREIRKMFIDLYEKAPLYQVLDEKRLVIAHAGIRQDYIGKINSKVQSFVLYGDITGEKNPDGSPVRLDWAKHYTGPASIVYGHTPVREVRSINNTFNIDTGAVFGGKLTALRYPEKEVVSVPSSLPFFPEKFKSFE